GGTGTACCCAGCTATTTGTCTGAAGTTAGTCGATAGATACGGATTGGAGGCTGGCATACGGAGTGATACGTTGTACATGGCAAGTATGAATCTCTGCGGAGTGTGGACTGTAGAGGGTGTGTTTGAGGGAGGCAACACACGGATGGTGCGGTGTCGTTTCAATACCGCGTTCGTATTATTATGGACCAAGGTGGTACCTCCCGGTAGTACCTAGGGAAGAGGGACCAGAGTGTGATGGCATTACGTAGTGATACTAATGGTTGACAATGGGTCGATGAGACTCCAAAGAAGGATAGCGACGGCTGATCCATCCTGATTGAGCCACAAGGCCCAGAAGTGCCTCCAGtatggaggagaaggaacgTAGCCATCCTGGCTCAAGTGACACCCCTCGGCATGTCTAAAGTAGTCGCTCCAGGCACCCAGGGGGCCATGACTTAACAAAGTCGTTGGCGCTAGCAGCAGCCAGGGCCCCGACTAGTTTAGTGGCTCTTCACGCTTCTGTGACCTGCGAGGCTGCGACCTGCGACCAATGTCGGCGGTTCCTTGGACATCGACCTCAAGCAGTGAAGTCAATAATGCTCTGGTGGTTGGACGAGTAGATCCAGTCAAGTCTTAGCGAGTCCACACCCATGGAACGGGATGGGTCCCAGAGCGGCCTTCCCGCGAGTCTACTCTATATATCCGATATCGTCTTGTACCTGTTCCCCTCTTTTGTTGTTAGATCCGACGATCCACTCTGAGAATTCTACTCATGCATCTCGACCCTTTTTTGtttattctattatatttcACCAACCGTGTTCGAGATGGCGGGTTGGACCACCCTGGCTTGATATGCTGGGCACCCGAGACTGAAGGCAAAAGCAAGCCACTGGTGAGGGAGGTCTGCTGGCAGCCGCAGGTGAAAGCAAACTCGGACGGAGGCAAGCATTACCTGACGGAAGGAGATCGACCGGTCAGGTGCAGTCCTTACCTTACATTCGCGGACGTAACTGCGAGGTTCGTTCCACCTTGGCGTCGGTTGCTGTATGGATCCGAGGATCGTGGCATCCAAGTCGTCAAAATACCACGCCTGGCAACCCCCAGCTGCTCTAAATTGCCTCAGCAATGGCTGAGGTGGCGGGAAGCAGTTCAAAGCTGCAATCGGGGAGACCGTTCCCACATTTTCCCTCACAGCATGTGGTCTGAGGTGGGTACCGGGGTGGTTGACCTTCGAAAGGAAAAATCTGGAGAATGCATGCTTGAGTGACGAAAGACATGGCTGAATAAAATGCAGAGTCTTTTGTAGAGTAATTTCAAGGATCCAGCCCTCTTGGCTATGGTTGTGTGGAGACactgctgcaggctgcagcatgAAGCCATAAGCATTGAGAGAATACGACTGCAGTTGTATTCACATATCACGTTGACCCAAATTCGACCAAACGCATACCGAAAGTAAGATCAAATAAATGTCCTAGAAGGGTTGGACACATGGACTGCTGCGAATTGCTCGGACCTCCTGGTGGGAAGCACCACCAGATTCACCACGCGCCGATCGCGTGTATTGAATGGGCAGACATAGTAGACACAGCAGTAGGCTCGGCCAGTGTGCGATCCTGCACTCACCGCGGCCGTTACACAACCTCGAAGCCGTTTGAACCTTTTCTGGTCATTGCTTCAGTTTCCTCACTTTGCTGTGTTAATCACAAAGGCTGGTTGAGTGCAGAGCCCAGGCCGTCGTCCATGGCAGCATGACAGCAGGAGCAGGTGGATACCAGGCATGCACGTACTCTGCACATTCACCGTACCTCCGCCCTCTCTTGCTGCGGGATCAACGGCTGGGCCGTAAAACCAGTGCTTTTGTGGCTTACTTGCTTGATCGGTTGCAAAAGCAAGACAGGAATACTTAGGTACCGACATCTCGTTCGTAGTAATTGTCACTGCTCCAGTTTTGCTCGTGGGAACTGTGTCCAAGCGGTTTTATCTGAACATTCTCGAAGCCTTCCAGAACAATCaccccaacccagccataTCCATTAGCATCTTGTCCTGGAAAAAAGCAAGAAGAATAATCTACAGAGTAGTCGAGACATGACGACAACGGGTCAAAGACTCTCCACTCTGCTTCCAATCTGAGCCTGAAGCACCAGACTGTGGTGATTTGAGTTTGCTAATACCCTCCCTGCACATGATAGTCCATGCGAAGTGCGAACACTCATCGCCTGCCACCTCAGATCGCACACATCACTCCTGAACGGCTCCTATCTTACTTACATAGGCAAGTCGACCCTGAGATGACCTCAATCGGATGTGTCGACTAACTCCCCGCGTTCTCTTGCTTAATTAGACTTCATCTCCCGTCACCGTGCCGTCCCTGACCGAATCTCTTCAGCCGGTTTACGCCCcagtggaagatgatgatcaACAATGCAACATCAAGCGTCCAAAATATAGAACGCAATATCCCTGTTCTCGGGGCGAAATGAGGCCTTGTCCCGCTGCCCTTGACCGTTGATCCAGCCCTGCGCTGGGGCGGCGGGTGGGTTTTATACCTGTCAGAAAAGACGCCCCCCAGTGCTCATTGCCAGCCACTCAGGTACCCGAAGCAGAACGAGATAAAGATGACTCGTCAAGTTCCCGTTCAATCTCTTTCATGCTCGAGTCCCATGTTGATCGAACTATCTGCATCCGCGGGTTGATTGACTGCGATCTCATTTTCTCGTTAGTCGTTGCGCTTCAAATAACGCACGCTCAGTCCTCGCTTCAAGCCTTCAACTCAATCTTATGCGCCAGGACGGATCCCTCATATAACAAAAGAGGCTACAATACGCCGATGTTCTggcctcgtcatcgccctaCCGAATTTGTTGCGATGAACATGAATCTGGTTGTGCATACCCCGCGTGGGATGGGTGGCCCAGCCATGCTTCCGACGTGTTGCTCTCCTACTTGTAGAACGAGGCATTGATATCCGTGCTAGCCACGGTCTCGGGAAATTGTTCGTGCGCAAGCTCTTCTACCCAAAATGCCAAATCGGCAGGATGTTATTTCCGGGCGCCTACCCAAGAAATGGATATTGAAGACGTGGAAAGTTGGCAACATTCTACTGCAGAGTCCACGCAATACTTCAATTTACAGGGAACGAACAGTACCTACGTACTTCCCGACATCCCATCCTGCAACCATAGCGCCGAGCCATGGTTTCTCCGTTAGTGAAAACATGCGAGACTGCAAACTGTGCCGTACTTTGCTAGGACGGGAAGAATCGGACTCGTGCGTATTGAGAGAATTAAAATTTGCTGGGGCTTGCAAGGACACCCTTGCAGTTGTTGCAGTTGACAAAAACAACGCATTGCGCCTCATGTAGGCGAGGGTCGGTTGCAAAATATCTCCGGATCCAAGCACGACAGCTCAAATGACCTGTTCGTCGAAACTCAGGGCAGTCAAAGGAGACAAGCGAACCATGGGCGTGGGTGAACTTGAGGTCTACGGAATCAGTCAAGAGTGGTTGTCTACCTCTGACGAGAGCGTAAAAACTATGGATTTGGTATACTTCATAGGTATCATCAAAAAGGACAAAAGGTAGCGAAGAGACTCCTTGGTTTTGGTTTGCGCTCTAGGAACTCTGGACGCCTACAAAGAGAAATCAAGAAAGTGTTGACAACTTTTTGTTCATTCGTGATATCAGGCGTCATACAGTCCACAAAGACAAGCAAGTGTCTTCCGCGGAGTTTGTTTTTTCTTACATTATATGTGCCTTCTACTACTTGCCCGTAGCCTCGATCACTTACCGGACCACATTTACTGGGCAATGGCGTAGGCGCGGCGGCGGTCACGCTCCTCAGCAATGGAGAGCTGTACGTTTAATTAGTAAACATTCCTCAGATATTGATGGCTTGTTGACGTGTAACATACCTTGACacccttgcccttggggAGGGAGATCCAGGGCTTGTCCTGGCCAATGACGAAGACGTTGCTCTCACGAGTAGCGAAAGTGTTGTCAATGGCATCCTTGATGTGGACAACGTTGAAACCACCATCGTGACGCTCACGGTGGGTGACAACACCGACACGACCCATGTTACGACCACCAGTGGCCATGACAACAACACCGGTATCGAAGCGGACGAAATCGCTGATCTTGCCAGTGTTGATGTCAACCTTCACGGAGTCGTTGACCTTGATGGCAGGGTCGGGGTAGCGgatactataatataaaatcccAATTAGCACACTTGTGTCCTCGTGGTCTAGATCCTTACTATCTCCCAGCAAGGATGCTTTGTATTCGGGGAAAGTTCGTTCGTCCTCCGCCGATCAACCAAAGCTTGGTCCAACGACTGAATGACGCGGAACTTTTCGAGAGTATTCACTCACGTTCTCGCATCGTGCGTAACCAAGAATGGGATCCCGCCCTTGCCGAGCTGCACCTTCTTGACCTTGCAGAGCTTGAactcagcctcctcagcctggATGCGGTGGACGGTGAAGCGACCCTTGGTGTCGTAGATGAGACGGAAGTTCTCGCCGGTCTTCTCGATACCGATGACGTCCATGAAACCGGCAGGGTAGGTAGGGTCAGTGCGGACCTTGCCGTCGACCTGGATGAGACGCTGCATCATGATCGCCTTGGTCTCACGGCCGTTAAGAGCGTACTTCAGACTATAAAAGAGGATTCCAGTCAGTTTT
The nucleotide sequence above comes from Aspergillus puulaauensis MK2 DNA, chromosome 3, nearly complete sequence. Encoded proteins:
- the RPS4 gene encoding 40S ribosomal protein eS4 (COG:J;~EggNog:ENOG410PFCX;~InterPro:IPR041982,IPR032277,IPR038237,IPR000876, IPR002942,IPR018199,IPR013843,IPR013845,IPR014722;~PFAM:PF00900,PF08071,PF01479,PF16121;~go_component: GO:0005840 - ribosome [Evidence IEA];~go_function: GO:0003723 - RNA binding [Evidence IEA];~go_function: GO:0003735 - structural constituent of ribosome [Evidence IEA];~go_process: GO:0006412 - translation [Evidence IEA]), whose protein sequence is MPRGPKKHQKRLSAPSHWLLDKMSGVYAPKASPGPHKLRDCLPLIVFIRNRLKYALNGRETKAIMMQRLIQVDGKVRTDPTYPAGFMDVIGIEKTGENFRLIYDTKGRFTVHRIQAEEAEFKLCKVKKVQLGKGGIPFLVTHDARTIRYPDPAIKVNDSVKVDINTGKISDFVRFDTGVVVMATGGRNMGRVGVVTHRERHDGGFNVVHIKDAIDNTFATRESNVFVIGQDKPWISLPKGKGVKLSIAEERDRRRAYAIAQ